Proteins co-encoded in one Oscillatoria salina IIICB1 genomic window:
- the sds gene encoding solanesyl diphosphate synthase codes for MTSVTTLFAPVEGDLKLLTENLKNLVSARHPILGAAAEHLFGAGGKRLRPAIVLLISRGTMLDAEITQRHRRLAEITEMIHTASLVHDDVVDESEMRRNVATVNSRFGNRIAVLAGDFLFAQSSWYLANLDNLLVVKLLSEVIRDFAEGEILQGLNRFDTSLSIEAYLEKSYYKTASLIANSSKAAGILSGVSPEIAQNLYEYGRNLGLAFQIVDDILDFTGSTEVLGKPAGSDLVSGNLTIPALYALEEKPYLETLIEREFSQEGDIQQALALIKESSGIERSRLLASQQAKLAVDKISCLKASESRQALINLADYVVSRLY; via the coding sequence ATGACCTCAGTAACCACCCTGTTCGCTCCTGTTGAGGGAGATTTAAAACTCTTGACAGAGAACTTAAAAAACCTGGTGAGTGCGCGACACCCAATTTTGGGAGCGGCTGCCGAACACTTGTTTGGAGCAGGAGGAAAGCGACTCAGACCAGCGATCGTGTTGTTAATTTCCCGGGGAACAATGCTCGATGCCGAGATTACTCAGCGTCACCGCCGCTTGGCAGAAATCACCGAAATGATTCATACAGCGAGCTTAGTACACGACGACGTTGTTGACGAATCAGAAATGCGGCGGAACGTAGCGACAGTCAATAGTCGATTTGGCAATCGGATTGCCGTTCTCGCAGGTGATTTTTTATTTGCTCAATCTTCATGGTACTTAGCCAACCTGGACAATCTCCTAGTAGTCAAACTACTTTCAGAAGTAATTCGCGACTTCGCCGAAGGAGAAATTCTTCAAGGGTTAAACCGATTTGACACTAGCTTATCTATTGAAGCTTACCTAGAAAAGAGTTACTATAAAACAGCCTCATTAATAGCTAATAGTAGCAAGGCAGCAGGAATATTAAGCGGAGTTTCTCCAGAAATTGCCCAAAATTTATACGAGTACGGACGCAATTTAGGTTTGGCATTTCAAATTGTTGATGATATCTTGGACTTTACTGGTTCAACAGAAGTATTGGGCAAACCAGCAGGCTCAGATTTAGTCAGTGGCAATCTGACCATTCCTGCCTTATACGCTTTAGAAGAAAAACCTTATTTAGAAACCCTCATTGAAAGGGAATTCAGCCAAGAAGGGGATATTCAGCAAGCCCTAGCACTGATTAAAGAAAGTAGCGGGATTGAGCGTTCCCGACTGCTAGCAAGCCAACAAGCTAAATTAGCGGTGGATAAAATTAGCTGCCTCAAAGCTTCAGAATCCCGCCAAGCTTTAATTAATCTGGCTGACTATGTAGTTAGTCGTCTGTACTAA
- the hetZ gene encoding heterocyst differentiation protein HetZ — protein MEAIFQLLFERLKQLTRASSEKCREVAARITDEVTRICQQSRRIQASGDIQSWAKKLALHRLEQCRRYYQLGSKRGRIELQSTLSAIVYRYISGGQNRASYQARLVLIEDFLQGFYAEALNAFRRENQLSENYSPRTLLELAEYMAFSERYAKRRIPLGPKRSQQLIVLRAQTFSQQQPRESVVDMDLAAEGGAPESTNNWNDSAVQQLREVMVEQQSAFLEGTLRETIIEELIAYLEERQQPECINYFILRLQDLTASEIEEILGLTARERDYLQQRFKYHLIRFALSHRWELVHQWLEADLERNLGLTPGEWEQFKNQLNPEQTKLLELKQKKVPNSEIAQTLSMTANQVDKQWFKLLSLAWGIRNP, from the coding sequence GTGGAGGCAATCTTTCAACTACTATTCGAGCGACTTAAGCAGCTTACTCGGGCATCATCAGAGAAATGTCGCGAGGTAGCAGCGCGTATTACAGACGAAGTAACCAGGATTTGTCAACAAAGTAGGAGAATTCAAGCATCTGGAGATATACAAAGCTGGGCAAAAAAACTCGCCCTACACCGTCTCGAACAGTGTCGGCGTTATTACCAACTTGGCTCAAAGCGAGGACGGATCGAACTACAAAGTACCCTCAGCGCGATCGTCTATCGCTACATCTCTGGCGGACAAAATCGAGCCAGCTATCAAGCCAGATTGGTACTGATTGAAGATTTCTTACAAGGATTTTATGCTGAAGCGTTGAATGCCTTTCGCCGGGAAAACCAACTGAGTGAAAATTACAGTCCCCGGACTCTGCTCGAACTAGCAGAATATATGGCATTTTCCGAACGCTACGCCAAGCGACGCATTCCCCTCGGACCAAAGAGATCTCAACAATTGATCGTTTTGCGAGCGCAAACTTTTTCTCAACAACAACCTCGCGAATCAGTCGTAGATATGGACTTAGCGGCTGAAGGTGGAGCGCCAGAGTCAACCAACAACTGGAATGATTCTGCTGTGCAGCAGCTTCGGGAAGTAATGGTCGAGCAACAGTCCGCCTTTTTGGAGGGGACGCTACGCGAGACTATAATTGAGGAACTAATCGCTTATTTAGAAGAACGGCAGCAACCTGAGTGTATTAACTACTTCATTTTGCGGTTACAAGACTTGACTGCTAGCGAAATAGAAGAGATTCTCGGCTTAACTGCTCGCGAACGAGATTACTTGCAACAGCGATTTAAATATCATCTGATCCGCTTTGCTCTTTCCCATCGTTGGGAACTCGTTCATCAGTGGTTAGAAGCTGATTTAGAGCGCAATCTCGGACTTACGCCTGGAGAGTGGGAGCAATTTAAAAACCAACTAAATCCAGAACAAACAAAACTGCTTGAACTCAAGCAAAAAAAAGTACCTAACTCAGAAATTGCTCAAACACTTTCGATGACTGCGAATCAAGTGGACAAGCAATGGTTTAAACTGCTTTCCCTCGCGTGGGGTATTCGCAATCCATGA